A genome region from Sphaerisporangium krabiense includes the following:
- a CDS encoding glucose-1-phosphate thymidylyltransferase, giving the protein MKALVLAGGSGTRLRPFSYSMPKQLIPIAGKPVLEYVLENIRDLGVTEIGVIVGERSHEIADVIGDGARFGARVTYIPQDRPLGLAHCVTLARGFLGEDDFVMYLGDNMLPDGVADVAEDFRAARPAAQVVVRRVADPRAFGVVEVDSTGAVRGLAEKPEHPRSDLAMLGVYFFTPAIHEAVAAIGPSARGELEITDAVQWLLSNGAEVKASEYHGYWKDTGQIEDVLACNRRLLGGLTPAVHGDVDEASVVQGRVVVEPGARVVRSRLVGPAVIGAGTVVEDSHIGPGTSVGRGCVLRGTRMADSIVMDGASISRVSGLAGSLIGRSAVVGPAAADPAAYGEARHVLVVGDHTRVEIAA; this is encoded by the coding sequence ATGAAGGCTCTGGTGTTGGCGGGCGGGTCCGGCACCCGCCTGCGGCCCTTCAGCTACTCCATGCCCAAGCAGCTCATCCCGATCGCCGGCAAGCCCGTGCTGGAGTACGTGCTGGAGAACATCCGCGACCTCGGCGTCACCGAGATCGGCGTGATCGTCGGTGAGCGCTCCCACGAGATCGCCGACGTCATCGGGGACGGCGCGCGCTTCGGCGCGCGGGTCACCTACATCCCGCAGGACCGGCCGCTCGGGCTCGCGCACTGCGTCACGCTGGCGCGCGGCTTCCTCGGCGAGGACGACTTCGTCATGTACCTCGGCGACAACATGCTGCCCGACGGCGTCGCCGACGTCGCCGAGGACTTCCGGGCCGCGCGCCCGGCGGCGCAGGTGGTGGTGCGCCGGGTGGCCGACCCCCGGGCGTTCGGCGTCGTGGAGGTCGACTCCACCGGCGCCGTCCGGGGGCTGGCCGAGAAGCCGGAGCACCCGCGCAGCGACCTCGCCATGCTCGGCGTCTACTTCTTCACCCCGGCGATCCACGAGGCGGTCGCGGCCATCGGCCCGAGCGCCCGGGGCGAGCTGGAGATCACCGACGCCGTGCAGTGGCTGCTGAGCAACGGCGCCGAGGTCAAGGCCAGCGAGTACCACGGGTACTGGAAGGACACCGGCCAGATCGAGGACGTGCTGGCCTGCAACCGCAGGCTGCTCGGCGGCCTGACCCCCGCCGTCCACGGCGACGTGGACGAGGCCAGCGTCGTCCAGGGGCGGGTCGTGGTGGAGCCGGGGGCGCGCGTGGTGCGCTCCCGGCTCGTCGGTCCCGCCGTCATCGGCGCGGGCACCGTCGTGGAGGACAGCCACATCGGGCCCGGCACCTCGGTCGGCCGCGGCTGCGTGCTGCGCGGCACCCGCATGGCCGACTCCATCGTGATGGACGGCGCCTCGATCTCGCGGGTGTCCGGGCTCGCCGGCTCGCTGATCGGCCGCTCGGCCGTCGTCGGCCCCGCCGCCGCGGACCCGGCCGCCTACGGCGAGGCGCGCCACGTCCTGGTCGTCGGCGACCACACCCGCGTCGAGATCGCCGCCTGA
- a CDS encoding FAD-dependent oxidoreductase, with translation MADLAGNPVGNRAVVLGGSMAGLLAARVLSESYAEVLIVDRDKLIGVTTARRGVPQGRHVHGLLARGQQILEELFPGFTQRTIAAGVPTGDLGTLRWYFNGVRLKPRATGLLCVSAARPVLEAHVREGVQALPNVRFIEETDIAGLVATPEGDRVTGVRVQRHGGGAAEEIIEADLVVDATGRGSRTPVWLEELGYERPEESQIKVNLTYTSGQFRLRDESILNGDLSINPVSSPSHPRGAFFSRIENGKSALSLTGVLGDAAPTDREGFMDFVKSLPVPDIYDVIKDAEPLDDLVAFKYPASVRRHYERLERFPERLLVLGDAACSFNPVYGQGMTVAALESLTLRDHLRRGVPDPKTFLQDISNVIEVPWGVSAGGDLAYEEVEAPRPPMVRIMNNYMAMLQASATRDGAITRTFMRVAGLVDSPQDLMSPDMMFRVIWNAKPDPQPSAPNWQVSRPELADRVPVPA, from the coding sequence ATGGCCGACCTTGCAGGAAACCCAGTAGGAAACCGCGCGGTCGTTCTCGGCGGGAGCATGGCGGGCCTGCTGGCGGCGCGCGTGCTGTCGGAGTCGTACGCCGAGGTGCTGATCGTCGACCGTGACAAGCTGATCGGGGTGACCACCGCGCGCCGCGGGGTGCCCCAGGGCCGTCACGTGCACGGACTGCTCGCCCGCGGGCAGCAGATCCTCGAGGAGCTGTTCCCCGGCTTCACCCAGCGCACCATCGCCGCGGGCGTCCCCACCGGCGACCTCGGCACGCTGCGCTGGTACTTCAACGGCGTGCGCCTCAAGCCGCGCGCGACCGGCCTGCTGTGCGTGTCGGCGGCTCGCCCGGTGCTGGAGGCCCACGTCCGCGAGGGCGTGCAGGCCCTGCCGAACGTCCGCTTCATCGAGGAGACCGACATCGCCGGTCTCGTCGCCACGCCCGAGGGCGACCGGGTCACCGGCGTGCGCGTGCAGCGGCACGGCGGCGGCGCGGCCGAGGAGATCATCGAGGCCGACCTGGTGGTCGACGCCACCGGCCGCGGCTCGCGCACGCCCGTCTGGCTGGAGGAGCTCGGCTACGAGCGTCCGGAAGAGTCGCAGATCAAGGTCAACCTGACGTACACGAGCGGGCAGTTCCGGCTGCGCGACGAGAGCATCCTCAACGGCGACCTCTCGATCAACCCGGTGTCCTCGCCGTCGCACCCGCGCGGCGCGTTCTTCTCCCGGATCGAGAACGGCAAGTCCGCGCTGTCGCTGACCGGCGTCCTCGGCGACGCCGCGCCGACCGACCGCGAGGGCTTCATGGACTTCGTCAAGTCGCTGCCGGTGCCGGACATCTACGACGTCATCAAGGACGCCGAGCCGCTGGACGACCTGGTCGCCTTCAAGTACCCGGCGAGCGTCCGGCGCCACTACGAGCGGCTGGAGCGCTTCCCCGAGCGCCTGCTCGTGCTCGGCGACGCCGCGTGCAGCTTCAACCCGGTGTACGGCCAGGGCATGACCGTCGCCGCGCTCGAATCCCTCACGCTGCGCGACCACCTGCGGCGCGGCGTGCCCGACCCCAAGACGTTCCTCCAGGACATCTCCAACGTCATCGAGGTGCCGTGGGGCGTCTCGGCCGGCGGCGACCTCGCCTACGAGGAGGTGGAGGCGCCCCGCCCGCCGATGGTGCGCATCATGAACAACTACATGGCGATGCTGCAGGCGTCCGCGACCCGGGACGGCGCCATCACCAGGACGTTCATGCGCGTCGCCGGGCTCGTCGACTCGCCGCAGGACCTGATGAGCCCGGACATGATGTTCCGGGTCATCTGGAACGCCAAGCCCGATCCGCAGCCCAGCGCGCCGAACTGGCAGGTCTCCCGGCCGGAGCTGGCGGACCGGGTTCCCGTTCCCGCCTGA
- a CDS encoding ATP-binding cassette domain-containing protein, whose amino-acid sequence MSVTVERPGPARAAVEAADGIRVVGARENNLKDVSLTIPKNKITVFTGVSGSGKSSIVFDTIGVEAQRQLNGTFPAFIRNQLPKYERPQADAIENLTAPVVVDQKPVGGNARSTVGTMTDIYSVIRALFARHGSPTDGLVSTYSFNDPKGMCPECDGLGQAVRADPDLMFDKAKSLNEGAILLPNYGVGSADWQLYANSGRLDPDKPLKDYTAEEWELFTRGSGFKVQLNVKSGSYKTNYEGVIDRFTRLGVKRDLSTVSERTREQIQRFISEGTCAACDGARLNPAALATKIDGRNIADWSRMQISDLIQVLGEIDDPVATPIAQAARTALARVEAIGLGYLSLDRATATLSGGESQRLKLVRHLGSTLTGMTYIFDEPSVGLHPRDVGRLNTLLRALRDQGNTVIVVEHDPDVIQIADHVVDVGPKAGAHGGEIVFEGDVAGLRAAATLTGEGLRRAVRGKETYREPTGALAITGATLHNLKNVSVDVPTGVLTAVTGVAGSGKSSLIAEVFVKAHPDTIFVDQSAIAASSRSTPATYLGLMDPIRNLFAKATGAAAGLFSFNSEGACEECQGRGVIITELAYMDPVTTHCDVCDGRRFKDAVLEHKLRGKSIADVLELSAEDAVEFFTEAALRRKLRPLVEVGLDYLSLGQPLSTLSGGERQRIKLATQLGRTGGVYVLDEPTTGLHMSDIDTLLALLDGLVDKGNTVVLIEHNLDVVQQADWVIDLGPDGGKSGGEIVFTGTPRDLLNSAESLTGEHLRLYRATHAVGDPA is encoded by the coding sequence ATGAGCGTCACCGTGGAGAGGCCGGGGCCGGCACGGGCGGCCGTGGAGGCGGCGGACGGCATCCGCGTCGTCGGAGCTCGGGAGAACAACCTCAAGGACGTGTCCCTGACCATCCCCAAGAACAAGATCACCGTGTTCACCGGGGTGTCGGGGTCCGGCAAGTCGTCCATCGTCTTCGACACGATCGGCGTCGAGGCGCAGCGCCAGCTCAACGGCACGTTCCCCGCGTTCATCCGCAACCAGCTCCCCAAGTACGAGCGGCCGCAGGCGGACGCGATCGAGAACCTGACCGCGCCGGTCGTCGTGGACCAGAAGCCGGTCGGCGGCAACGCGCGCTCCACCGTCGGCACGATGACCGACATCTACTCGGTCATCCGCGCGCTGTTCGCCCGCCACGGCTCGCCGACCGACGGCCTGGTCTCCACGTACTCGTTCAACGACCCCAAGGGCATGTGCCCCGAGTGCGACGGGCTCGGCCAGGCCGTCCGCGCCGACCCGGACCTGATGTTCGACAAGGCCAAGTCGCTCAACGAGGGCGCGATCCTGCTGCCCAACTACGGCGTGGGCAGCGCCGACTGGCAGCTCTACGCCAACTCCGGCCGGCTCGACCCCGACAAGCCGCTGAAGGACTACACCGCCGAGGAGTGGGAGCTGTTCACCCGCGGCAGCGGCTTCAAGGTGCAGCTCAACGTGAAGAGCGGCTCCTACAAGACCAACTACGAGGGCGTGATCGACCGCTTCACCCGCCTCGGCGTCAAGCGCGACCTGAGCACGGTCAGCGAGCGCACCCGCGAGCAGATCCAGCGCTTCATCAGCGAGGGCACCTGCGCCGCCTGCGACGGCGCCCGGCTCAACCCCGCCGCGCTCGCCACGAAGATCGACGGGCGGAACATCGCCGACTGGTCGCGCATGCAGATCTCCGACCTGATCCAGGTGCTCGGCGAGATCGACGACCCGGTGGCCACGCCCATCGCGCAGGCCGCCCGCACCGCCCTGGCCCGGGTGGAGGCCATCGGCCTCGGCTACCTCAGCCTGGACCGCGCGACCGCCACGCTGTCCGGCGGCGAGAGCCAGCGGCTCAAGCTCGTCCGGCACCTCGGCAGCACGCTGACCGGCATGACGTACATCTTCGACGAGCCCAGCGTCGGCCTGCACCCGCGCGACGTCGGACGCCTCAACACCCTGCTGCGCGCGCTGCGCGACCAGGGCAACACCGTGATCGTCGTCGAGCACGACCCCGACGTCATCCAGATCGCCGACCACGTCGTGGACGTCGGCCCCAAGGCGGGCGCGCACGGTGGCGAGATCGTCTTCGAGGGCGACGTCGCCGGGCTGCGCGCCGCGGCGACGCTGACCGGGGAGGGGCTGCGCCGGGCCGTGCGCGGCAAGGAGACCTACCGCGAGCCGACCGGCGCGCTCGCCATCACCGGCGCCACCCTGCACAACCTGAAGAACGTGTCGGTGGACGTGCCCACCGGCGTGCTCACCGCGGTGACCGGCGTCGCCGGGTCCGGCAAGAGCAGCCTGATCGCGGAGGTCTTCGTCAAGGCCCACCCCGACACCATCTTCGTGGACCAGTCGGCGATCGCCGCGTCCTCCCGCTCCACGCCGGCCACCTACCTCGGCCTGATGGACCCCATCCGCAACCTGTTCGCCAAGGCCACCGGCGCCGCGGCCGGGCTGTTCAGCTTCAACTCCGAGGGCGCCTGCGAGGAGTGCCAGGGCCGCGGCGTGATCATCACCGAGCTGGCCTACATGGACCCGGTGACCACGCACTGCGACGTCTGCGACGGGCGGCGCTTCAAGGACGCGGTGCTGGAGCACAAGCTGCGCGGCAAGTCGATCGCCGACGTGCTGGAGCTGTCCGCCGAGGACGCCGTCGAATTCTTCACCGAGGCCGCGCTGCGCCGCAAGCTGCGCCCGCTCGTCGAGGTCGGCCTGGACTACCTCAGCCTCGGCCAGCCGCTCAGCACGCTGTCCGGCGGCGAGCGCCAGCGCATCAAGCTCGCCACGCAGCTCGGCCGCACCGGCGGCGTGTACGTGCTGGACGAGCCCACCACCGGCCTGCACATGTCCGACATCGACACGTTGCTCGCCCTGCTCGACGGCCTGGTCGACAAGGGCAACACCGTCGTGCTCATCGAGCACAACCTGGACGTCGTCCAGCAGGCCGACTGGGTCATCGACCTCGGCCCCGACGGCGGCAAGTCCGGCGGCGAGATCGTCTTCACCGGCACCCCGCGCGACCTGCTGAACTCCGCCGAGTCGCTGACCGGCGAGCACCTGCGCCTCTACCGCGCGACGCACGCCGTGGGCGACCCCGCCTGA
- a CDS encoding serine hydrolase domain-containing protein has protein sequence MSDLQQEVQKTIDELVESGAERGLQVAVYKDGDLVVDAVAGTDPATDRPLTSDTPVYVASTGKSLTSTLIHVLAEQGVLDYDTPIAQIWPEFAAHGKQDATIRHALAFTVGVPGVPEDSTAEDLLDWDKITAAIADTQPWWEPGTKVGYHPQTFGYILGEIVRRATGDPISKVLHDKIATPLGLQREIYLGVPTEELSRVARLEQVGPQMDLEQLRAMMPTFFKIAPPAVQLSAELCNRDDYLAADIPAGGTMTARGVAKVYAALAGHIEGTTLVSDQRLKEISQVAVADTDQIFGMPTQYALGYSIGRPVPDAPAEATIIGWPGAGGSVADVDLTNDIAFAVTKTRFTPGDYTNIAPISALVTKHLT, from the coding sequence ATGAGCGACCTTCAGCAGGAAGTGCAGAAGACCATCGACGAGCTGGTCGAGTCCGGAGCCGAGCGGGGCCTGCAGGTCGCCGTGTACAAGGACGGCGACCTGGTCGTGGACGCCGTGGCCGGCACCGACCCCGCCACCGACCGCCCCCTCACCAGCGACACCCCCGTCTACGTCGCCTCCACCGGCAAATCCCTCACCAGCACCCTCATCCACGTCCTGGCCGAACAAGGCGTCCTGGACTACGACACCCCCATCGCCCAGATCTGGCCCGAGTTCGCCGCCCACGGCAAGCAGGACGCCACCATCCGCCACGCCCTGGCCTTCACCGTCGGCGTCCCCGGCGTCCCGGAGGACTCCACCGCCGAAGACCTGCTCGACTGGGACAAGATCACCGCCGCCATCGCCGACACCCAGCCCTGGTGGGAACCCGGCACCAAGGTCGGCTACCACCCCCAGACCTTCGGCTACATCCTCGGCGAGATCGTCCGCCGCGCCACCGGCGACCCCATCTCCAAAGTCCTGCACGACAAGATCGCCACCCCCCTGGGCCTCCAGCGCGAGATCTACCTCGGCGTCCCCACCGAAGAACTCTCCCGCGTCGCCCGCCTGGAGCAGGTCGGCCCCCAGATGGACCTCGAACAACTGCGCGCCATGATGCCCACCTTCTTCAAGATCGCACCCCCCGCCGTCCAACTGTCGGCCGAACTGTGCAACCGCGACGACTACCTGGCCGCCGACATCCCCGCCGGCGGCACCATGACCGCCCGCGGCGTCGCCAAGGTGTACGCCGCCCTGGCCGGCCACATCGAAGGCACCACCCTGGTCTCCGACCAGCGCCTCAAGGAGATCTCCCAGGTCGCCGTCGCCGACACCGACCAGATCTTCGGCATGCCCACCCAATACGCCCTGGGCTACTCCATCGGCCGCCCCGTCCCCGACGCCCCCGCCGAGGCCACCATCATCGGCTGGCCCGGCGCCGGCGGCAGCGTCGCCGACGTCGACCTGACCAACGACATCGCCTTCGCCGTCACCAAGACCCGCTTCACCCCCGGCGACTACACCAACATCGCCCCGATCTCCGCCCTGGTCACCAAGCACCTCACCTGA
- a CDS encoding epoxide hydrolase family protein, translated as MRPFKIEIPQADLDDLKRRIAGTRWPDELPGVGWERGVPVAYLKELAEYWRSGYDWRAAEEKLNRFPQYITEIDGADVHFLHVRSPEPGATPLIITHGWPGSFVEFIDVIGPLTDPRAHGGDPADAFHVVIPSIPGHGFSSLTQTGWDVPRVARAWAELMSRLGYDRYIAQGGDWGKVISLRLGLEDPEHVAGVHINMLVTFPPSEAAIAELNAEDMSRLQHGGHFQQDGTGWQKIQSTRPQTLAYALTDSPVGQLAWITEKFYEWTASENSPEEAVDRDELLTNVTLYWLTATAGSSAQFYRESSYGDAAFAQTWGGPWPLTMPAAVAVFPGDATRPIRSWGEKVIPTITRWTEFEKGGHFAAMEQPELLVGDVRAFARSLVREPARA; from the coding sequence ATGCGTCCATTCAAAATCGAGATCCCTCAGGCCGACCTCGACGACCTCAAGCGGAGAATCGCCGGCACGCGCTGGCCCGACGAATTGCCGGGCGTCGGCTGGGAGCGCGGTGTTCCCGTCGCCTACCTCAAGGAACTGGCCGAATACTGGCGCTCGGGCTACGACTGGCGCGCGGCCGAGGAGAAGCTGAACCGCTTCCCGCAGTACATCACCGAGATCGACGGCGCCGACGTGCACTTCCTGCACGTCCGCTCGCCCGAGCCCGGCGCGACCCCGCTGATCATCACGCACGGCTGGCCCGGCTCGTTCGTCGAGTTCATCGACGTCATCGGCCCGCTCACCGACCCGCGCGCCCACGGCGGCGACCCGGCCGACGCCTTCCACGTGGTCATCCCGTCGATCCCCGGCCACGGCTTCTCGTCCCTCACCCAGACCGGCTGGGACGTCCCCCGCGTCGCGCGGGCGTGGGCCGAGCTCATGAGCCGCCTCGGCTACGACCGCTACATCGCCCAGGGCGGCGACTGGGGCAAGGTCATCTCGCTGCGGCTCGGCCTGGAGGACCCCGAGCACGTCGCGGGCGTCCACATCAACATGCTGGTCACCTTCCCGCCGAGCGAGGCGGCCATCGCCGAGCTGAACGCCGAGGACATGAGCCGGCTCCAGCACGGCGGCCACTTCCAGCAGGACGGCACCGGCTGGCAGAAGATCCAGTCCACCCGCCCGCAGACCCTGGCCTACGCGCTCACCGACTCCCCGGTCGGCCAGCTCGCCTGGATCACCGAGAAGTTCTACGAGTGGACCGCCTCGGAGAACTCCCCGGAGGAGGCGGTGGACCGCGACGAGCTGCTGACCAACGTCACGCTCTACTGGCTGACCGCGACCGCGGGCTCCTCGGCGCAGTTCTACCGCGAGTCCTCCTACGGCGACGCCGCCTTCGCCCAGACCTGGGGCGGCCCCTGGCCGCTCACCATGCCGGCCGCCGTCGCGGTCTTCCCCGGCGACGCCACCCGGCCGATCCGGTCGTGGGGCGAGAAGGTCATCCCGACCATCACCCGGTGGACGGAGTTCGAGAAGGGCGGCCACTTCGCCGCCATGGAGCAGCCCGAGCTGCTCGTCGGTGACGTCCGCGCCTTCGCCCGCTCGCTGGTCCGCGAGCCGGCCCGGGCCTGA
- a CDS encoding nucleotide disphospho-sugar-binding domain-containing protein — MRVMLTVWPQMCHLYPVIPYAQALQNAGHEVVVAGPPGAVEHVVAAGLTAVVTRGDEAPQSAQDWSRDDLVTDHAELARLADALGVAPADRDNWDVFYQFLLFGVKFHLPPRPSADNLSLVEFARAWQPDLVLWDPWFPAGAVAARASGAAHARILMAPDYSGWAVQRFADARAAGTHEANPLAAAMAPLAERYGVEVDDELLLGQWTIDPMPEGMRLPVDASSLPVRWIPYNGGGEKPEWLYRRPERPRVALSVGVSTRLYFKGEWRTPKIFDAVSDLDIELVATLNKDQLEGVTRIPDNVRTVDYVPLVQLLPTCSASINHGSSGTFWTSVAANLPQLVADTDERQGQAITGEGEDAQFVIPERHILSKLAAKYIVDNGAGLRLDHQTQSVDEIRTSIVKLLEDPSFKDGANSVHDEWLAKPTPAGIVADLEKLTARHRRRG, encoded by the coding sequence ATGCGCGTGATGCTCACCGTCTGGCCGCAGATGTGCCATTTGTACCCGGTGATCCCGTACGCCCAGGCGTTGCAGAACGCCGGGCACGAGGTGGTCGTCGCCGGCCCGCCCGGCGCCGTCGAGCACGTCGTGGCCGCCGGGCTGACGGCCGTCGTGACCCGCGGCGACGAGGCCCCCCAGTCCGCGCAGGACTGGTCGCGCGACGACCTCGTGACCGACCACGCCGAGCTGGCCCGCCTCGCCGACGCGCTCGGGGTCGCGCCCGCCGACCGCGACAACTGGGATGTCTTCTACCAGTTCCTGCTGTTCGGCGTGAAGTTCCACCTGCCGCCGCGGCCCAGCGCCGACAACCTGAGCCTGGTCGAGTTCGCCCGCGCCTGGCAGCCCGACCTCGTCCTGTGGGACCCGTGGTTCCCGGCCGGCGCCGTGGCCGCCCGCGCCAGCGGCGCCGCGCACGCCCGCATCCTGATGGCCCCCGACTACAGCGGGTGGGCCGTCCAGCGGTTCGCCGACGCCCGCGCCGCGGGCACGCACGAGGCCAACCCGCTCGCCGCGGCGATGGCGCCCCTCGCCGAGCGGTACGGCGTCGAGGTCGACGACGAGCTGCTGCTCGGGCAGTGGACGATCGACCCCATGCCCGAGGGCATGCGCCTGCCGGTCGACGCCTCCTCGCTGCCGGTCCGCTGGATCCCCTACAACGGCGGCGGCGAGAAGCCCGAGTGGCTGTACCGGCGGCCGGAGCGGCCCCGCGTGGCGCTGTCGGTCGGGGTGTCGACGCGGCTGTACTTCAAGGGCGAGTGGCGCACCCCCAAGATCTTCGACGCGGTGTCCGACCTGGACATCGAGCTGGTGGCGACGCTGAACAAGGACCAGCTCGAAGGCGTCACCCGGATCCCCGACAACGTCCGCACGGTCGACTACGTGCCCCTCGTGCAGCTGCTGCCGACCTGCTCGGCGAGCATCAACCACGGCTCCAGCGGCACCTTCTGGACCTCGGTCGCGGCGAACCTGCCGCAGCTCGTCGCCGACACCGACGAGCGCCAGGGGCAGGCCATCACCGGCGAGGGCGAGGACGCCCAGTTCGTCATCCCCGAGCGGCACATCCTGTCCAAGCTCGCCGCCAAGTACATCGTCGACAACGGCGCCGGCCTGCGCCTGGACCACCAGACGCAGTCGGTGGACGAGATCCGCACCTCGATCGTCAAGCTGCTGGAGGACCCCTCCTTCAAGGACGGCGCGAACTCCGTCCACGACGAGTGGCTGGCCAAGCCGACGCCCGCGGGCATCGTCGCGGACCTGGAGAAGCTGACCGCGCGGCACCGGCGGCGCGGCTAG
- a CDS encoding dihydrofolate reductase family protein, whose amino-acid sequence MSRKITAVVYASLDGVIENPEWSVPYFNEQAAKRARDTLFASDALLLGRLTYEGFAQAWPTMPEQPGLEGFAHRMNTLPKYVVSATIEKTEWGPVTVIRDDVIARIRTLKEEPGGGILIYGVGRLAHTLLEHGLLDELEIWFHPVLVGTTAPGTQIVREGARSLLELAEATTFDSGVAVLSYRPAPAPA is encoded by the coding sequence TTGTCCCGCAAGATCACCGCCGTCGTGTACGCCTCGCTGGACGGCGTCATCGAGAACCCCGAATGGTCGGTGCCCTACTTCAACGAGCAGGCCGCCAAGCGGGCCCGCGACACGCTGTTCGCCAGCGACGCCCTGCTGCTCGGCAGGCTCACCTACGAGGGCTTCGCCCAGGCGTGGCCCACCATGCCCGAGCAGCCGGGCCTGGAGGGCTTCGCGCACCGGATGAACACCCTGCCGAAGTACGTCGTCTCCGCGACCATCGAGAAGACCGAGTGGGGCCCGGTGACCGTCATCCGCGACGACGTCATCGCGCGGATCCGCACCCTGAAGGAGGAGCCGGGCGGCGGCATCCTCATCTACGGCGTCGGCCGGCTGGCCCACACCCTGCTCGAACACGGCCTGCTCGACGAGCTGGAGATCTGGTTCCACCCCGTCCTGGTCGGGACCACCGCCCCCGGCACGCAGATCGTGCGCGAGGGCGCCAGGTCCCTGCTGGAGCTGGCCGAGGCCACCACGTTCGACTCCGGCGTGGCCGTCCTGTCCTACCGCCCGGCGCCCGCGCCCGCGTGA